One Diospyros lotus cultivar Yz01 chromosome 1, ASM1463336v1, whole genome shotgun sequence genomic window carries:
- the LOC127813526 gene encoding glucomannan 4-beta-mannosyltransferase 2: MAGVKALIPETFGGAREDIAGQLGLIWELVKAPLIVPLLRLAMYICLAMSLMLFMERLYMGIVIILVKLFWKKPDKRYNWEPIREDLEIGSGAFPVVLIQIPMFNEKEVYKISIGAACNLSWPSDRLVIQVLDDSTDPVIKDMVEKECQRWASKGINCRYQIRENRVGYKAGALKEGLKRDYVKHCEFVAIFDADFRPEPDFLRRAIPFLALNPDIALVQARWRFVNADECLMTRMQEMSLDYHFTVEQEVGSATHAFFGFNGTAGVWRIAAINEAGGWKDRTTVEDMDLAVRASLRGWKFVYLGDLQVKSELPSTFKAFRFQQHRWSCGPANLFRKMVKEIILNKKVTLFKKVYVIYSFFFVRKIIAHMVTFFFYCVVLPLTILVPEVEVPIWGAIYIPSIITTLNAVGTPRSIHLLFYWILFENVMSLHRTKATFIGLLEAGRANEWVVTEKLGDTLKNKSNAKGPKRPVFKIGDRIHLLELGFAAFLFFSGCYDFLYGRHYYFVYLFLQTITFTITGFGYIGTIVPGS, encoded by the exons ATGGCCGGGGTGAAGGCTCTGATTCCGGAGACATTCGGCGGGGCGAGAGAGGACATAGCGGGGCAACTTGGGCTGATCTGGGAACTGGTGAAGGCGCCATTGATAGTGCCGTTGCTGAGGCTGGCCATGTACATATGCTTGGCCATGTCTCTGATGCTCTTCATGGAGAGGCTTTACATGGGCATTGTCATCATCCTGGTGAAGCTCTTCTGGAAGAAGCCCGACAAGAGATACAACTGGGAGCCCATTCGGGAGGACCTTGAAATCGGGAGCGGGGCTTTCCCAGTGGTCCTTATCCAAATCCCAATGTTCAATGAAAAAGAG GTTTACAAGATCTCCATTGGGGCTGCCTGCAACCTTTCATGGCCATCCGATCGCCTCGTGATTCAAGTACTTGATGATTCCACTGACCCTGTCATCAAG GATATGGTGGAGAAGGAGTGCCAGAGGTGGGCTAGCAAAGGAATCAACTGTAGGTACCAAATCCGAGAGAACCGCGTCGGGTACAAAGCCGGCGCCCTGAAGGAAGGCCTCAAGCGCGACTACGTCAAGCACTGCGAGTTCGTCGCCATCTTCGACGCCGACTTCCGCCCCGAGCCCGACTTCCTCCGCCGCGCCATCCCCTTCCTCGCCCTGAACCCGGACATCGCCCTTGTTCAAGCCCGCTGGCGATTCG TAAATGCGGACGAGTGCTTGATGACAAGGATGCAGGAGATGTCATTGGATTATCATTTTACAGTGGAGCAAGAAGTGGGATCTGCTACTCATGCATTCTTCGGATTTAACG GGACTGCTGGTGTGTGGAGAATAGCTGCAATCAATGAAGCTGGCGGGTGGAAGGATCGAACCACAGTGGAGGATATGGACCTTGCTGTCAGAGCCAGCCTCAGGGGCTGGAAATTTGTTTACCTTGGTGACCTCCAG GTGAAAAGTGAGCTTCCCAGTACTTTCAAAGCCTTCAGATTTCAGCAGCATAGATGGTCCTGCGGTCCTGCTAATCTGTTCCGGAAAATGGTGAAGGAAATCATTCTAAACAAG AAAGTGACGCTCTTCAAGAAGGTGTATGTGATCTACAGCTTCTTCTTCGTTCGAAAGATCATTGCCCATATGGTGACCTTCTTCTTTTACTGCGTTGTGTTGCCACTGACCATTTTGGTGCCCGAGGTTGAAGTCCCTATATGGGGAGCCATCTACATCCCTTCTATAATCACCACTCTGAATGCAGTTGGGACTCCAAG GTCGATTCATCTGCTATTTTACTGGATCCTGTTTGAGAACGTGATGTCTCTGCATCGTACCAAGGCAACTTTCATTGGTTTGCTAGAGGCTGGAAGAGCTAACGAATGGGTTGTGACCGAAAAACTTGGAGATACTCTCAAGAACAAATCGAATGCCAAAGGACCAAAAAGGCCGGTTTTCAAGATTGGAGACAG AATCCATCTATTGGAGCTGGGATTTGCAgcattcctcttcttctcaggATGCTATGATTTTCTCTATGGGAGGCACTACTACTTCGTTTACCTCTTCCTACAAACCATAACCTTCACTATCACGGGATTCGGCTACATTGGCACCATCGTTCCAGGCTCCTAG